In Turicibacter sanguinis, a genomic segment contains:
- a CDS encoding BMP family lipoprotein, whose amino-acid sequence MKKNSISILFFLILSFVLVACNNSSKSEEALKIGMLIDSGSIDDKSFNQGTWEGIQRYVEDHEGVKAQFVQPSGETTEDYVTSGDNLIMAGSNIVIAPGFKFEEAITKLQQENPEVKFVLLDGQPSVESPNTMSIYFAENEAGFLVGMAAALQSKTEKVAFIGGMKIPAVEKFGRGYVAGVAYANQLYGTKTIVTDYQFQGTFYDVQGGQMMAGGMYDKGVDIIFSAAAAVGNGVINEAKARTENQEEVYVIGVDIDQYEEGKLGDDQSVILTSAIKRIDNAAYDALDDIGQSEFRGGEVIIMDAKANGVGIPLENPNLTTETLEKIEAALNLMKNDQLSVPKTAEELTAFLAEYQYDASLINYN is encoded by the coding sequence ATGAAAAAAAATAGTATAAGCATTCTATTTTTTTTAATACTTAGCTTTGTATTAGTCGCTTGTAACAATTCATCAAAGAGTGAAGAAGCGTTAAAAATTGGAATGTTGATTGACTCGGGAAGCATCGATGATAAGTCGTTTAATCAAGGAACGTGGGAAGGAATCCAACGTTACGTTGAGGATCATGAAGGCGTAAAGGCACAGTTTGTTCAACCGTCAGGCGAAACAACGGAAGATTATGTCACATCAGGTGATAATTTAATCATGGCAGGTAGTAACATTGTCATTGCACCAGGATTTAAATTTGAAGAGGCGATTACGAAATTACAACAAGAAAATCCAGAAGTTAAATTTGTTTTATTAGATGGGCAACCATCTGTAGAAAGTCCTAATACAATGTCTATCTATTTTGCAGAAAATGAAGCTGGATTTTTAGTTGGAATGGCGGCAGCTCTTCAATCTAAAACAGAAAAAGTTGCTTTTATAGGTGGAATGAAAATACCAGCTGTTGAAAAATTTGGAAGAGGCTATGTAGCGGGTGTTGCTTATGCTAATCAATTGTATGGAACGAAGACGATAGTGACTGATTATCAATTTCAAGGGACCTTTTATGATGTACAAGGTGGGCAAATGATGGCCGGAGGCATGTACGATAAAGGGGTGGATATTATCTTCTCAGCGGCAGCTGCCGTTGGAAATGGTGTGATTAATGAGGCCAAAGCACGTACTGAGAATCAGGAAGAGGTGTATGTAATTGGGGTTGATATTGATCAATATGAGGAGGGAAAATTAGGAGATGACCAATCAGTTATCCTAACTTCTGCGATTAAGCGAATTGATAATGCGGCTTATGATGCATTGGATGATATTGGTCAAAGTGAATTTCGTGGTGGAGAGGTGATCATTATGGATGCAAAAGCAAATGGAGTTGGGATTCCTTTAGAAAATCCTAATTTAACAACTGAGACATTAGAAAAAATAGAAGCAGCACTTAACTTGATGAAAAATGATCAGTTAAGTGTTCCTAAGACAGCTGAAGAATTAACAGCCTTTTTAGCTGAGTATCAATATGATGCTAGCCTAATAAATTATAATTAG
- a CDS encoding BMP family lipoprotein, producing MKKLLSMFAVAMCATVGLTACGGAEEAKTETPQTGNQTTVKVGMMTDSGTIDDKSFNQGTWAGIQQYAADHTGVEVKYVQPGGEAKEDYLSAADNLIMSGNQIIVAPGFKFEEAINELQVANPDTKFIILDGQPAEMAENTVAIYFAEQEAGFLAGVAAALQTQTGKVGFIGGMKIPAVEKFGFGYVAGVAYANATYGLEVEVADYLYNGTFTDVQGGQAQAGGMYDKGIDIVFVAAGGVGNGVINEAKTRAEAGEEVYVIGVDVDQYEEGVMSNGKSVILTSAIKRIDNAAYENIDAFVNGNFPGGQVITMDAKTNGIGLPEVNPNLTEDTTTKTNEVFEAIKAGTVVAPTSAEELELMLAELGYDASNINFK from the coding sequence ATGAAAAAATTACTTTCTATGTTTGCTGTTGCAATGTGTGCTACAGTTGGACTAACTGCTTGTGGAGGAGCAGAAGAAGCAAAAACTGAAACACCTCAAACTGGAAATCAAACGACTGTAAAAGTTGGGATGATGACAGACTCAGGAACCATTGATGACAAATCATTTAACCAAGGAACTTGGGCTGGAATCCAACAATATGCAGCTGATCACACAGGTGTTGAAGTGAAATATGTTCAACCAGGTGGGGAAGCGAAAGAAGACTACTTAAGTGCAGCAGATAATTTAATCATGTCAGGAAATCAAATTATTGTTGCTCCTGGATTCAAATTTGAAGAAGCAATCAACGAATTACAAGTTGCAAACCCAGATACAAAATTCATCATTTTAGATGGACAACCGGCTGAGATGGCTGAAAATACAGTTGCGATTTACTTTGCTGAGCAAGAAGCTGGATTCTTAGCAGGTGTTGCAGCCGCTTTACAAACACAAACAGGAAAAGTTGGATTCATTGGAGGAATGAAAATTCCTGCTGTTGAAAAATTCGGATTCGGATATGTAGCAGGTGTTGCTTACGCGAATGCTACTTATGGATTAGAAGTTGAAGTAGCTGATTATTTATACAATGGAACATTCACTGATGTTCAAGGTGGACAAGCGCAAGCTGGTGGAATGTACGATAAAGGAATCGATATTGTGTTCGTAGCAGCTGGTGGAGTTGGAAATGGTGTTATCAATGAAGCTAAAACTCGTGCAGAAGCTGGTGAAGAAGTTTATGTGATTGGAGTTGACGTAGACCAATATGAAGAAGGTGTCATGTCAAATGGTAAATCTGTTATCTTAACTTCTGCCATCAAACGTATTGATAATGCAGCTTATGAAAACATTGATGCATTTGTAAATGGAAACTTCCCAGGTGGGCAAGTCATCACAATGGATGCTAAAACAAATGGAATTGGATTACCTGAAGTGAATCCAAACTTAACAGAAGATACAACTACCAAAACAAATGAAGTATTCGAAGCTATCAAAGCAGGTACAGTAGTTGCTCCAACTTCTGCAGAAGAATTAGAATTAATGTTAGCAGAATTAGGATATGACGCAAGCAATATTAACTTTAAATAA
- a CDS encoding BMP family lipoprotein, giving the protein MGLNQKRVAIATFAMSLLLCTGCQPFNQSLGTFQTGEEETSSIKLLQPISIETVSEEQEDQQPMTRQVVEVATKLKVGLVDDPHQDLNRELLQKISKELNREYPEIKFEVETPKENNANSYLNTVNQLIASGAQLILIPNSTYEKELETIINNYPDIVFLTFDYYTKSSNVFGVKFHEESAAFLAGVIAALQTNTNKIAYLGYADDSSVENKYGCGFIAGAKAVRSDIEVTEKYILKSISTVDLKQVVKSLYDDHHDIVFERVGSLQHDVIEVAKQYTQNHRPVWVINSVIDLLEEGRLSNGNSVVLTSVLKNVDVAVSNLLNGWLTQEFTLGNQLILGLENGGVRVTLENEQLEGNTVSIVQDYQEKIISGEIVVSTDLTQ; this is encoded by the coding sequence ATGGGGCTTAATCAAAAGCGAGTGGCGATTGCAACCTTTGCAATGAGTCTTTTGCTTTGTACGGGATGTCAACCATTCAATCAGAGTCTAGGTACATTTCAAACAGGTGAAGAGGAGACGAGCAGTATTAAATTACTACAGCCTATTTCAATTGAGACGGTTAGCGAAGAACAAGAGGATCAACAACCTATGACACGCCAAGTGGTTGAAGTGGCGACGAAATTGAAAGTTGGCTTAGTAGATGATCCCCATCAAGATTTAAATCGTGAATTACTTCAAAAGATAAGTAAGGAATTGAATAGGGAATATCCTGAAATTAAATTTGAAGTGGAAACACCCAAAGAAAATAATGCAAATAGTTATTTAAATACGGTGAATCAATTAATTGCAAGTGGGGCGCAATTGATTTTAATACCGAATTCAACATATGAGAAAGAACTTGAAACCATCATCAATAATTATCCGGATATTGTTTTTTTAACCTTTGACTATTACACGAAGTCATCAAATGTATTTGGAGTTAAATTTCATGAAGAATCTGCAGCCTTTTTAGCAGGAGTCATAGCTGCTTTACAAACGAATACCAATAAGATTGCTTATTTAGGCTATGCAGATGATTCATCAGTAGAGAACAAATATGGTTGTGGATTTATAGCAGGTGCTAAAGCCGTTCGTTCTGATATTGAAGTAACAGAAAAATATATTTTAAAATCAATTTCAACAGTTGATTTAAAGCAGGTCGTTAAAAGCTTGTATGATGATCATCATGATATTGTATTCGAGAGGGTAGGTTCTTTACAACATGATGTCATTGAAGTGGCGAAACAGTATACACAAAATCATCGTCCTGTATGGGTGATAAATTCAGTCATCGATTTATTAGAAGAAGGTCGTCTTTCAAATGGAAACTCAGTGGTATTAACATCCGTTTTGAAAAATGTTGACGTCGCAGTTTCTAATCTTTTAAATGGGTGGTTAACACAAGAATTTACGCTTGGAAATCAGCTCATTTTAGGGCTTGAAAACGGGGGCGTTAGGGTGACCTTAGAAAATGAGCAGTTAGAAGGGAATACTGTTAGTATCGTTCAGGACTATCAGGAAAAAATTATCTCGGGAGAAATTGTCGTTTCAACTGATTTAACTCAATAA
- a CDS encoding ABC transporter ATP-binding protein, which translates to MEYVIEMLNITKEFPGIKANDNITLQVEPGEIHALLGENGAGKSTLMSVLFGLYKPEEGCIKVRGKEVKITDPNVATELGIGMVHQHFKLVHNFTVTENIVLGNEPKLFGGRINIKKAAKRVAELSERYNLHVDPYAKIEDISVGMQQRVEILKMLYRNAEILIFDEPTAVLTPQEIEHLMEIMRQLTAEGKSIIVITHKLKEIKAVAKHCTIIRKGKGIGTVVVADTSEQELADLMVGRQVTFKLDKDAAKVGAPVLQVENLTVKNNRGVSALKNLSLTVHEGEILGVAGIEGNGQSELIEAITGLKPADSGIVKLAGNDISKLPVRKRTEAGIGHIPEDRHKHGLVLDYSLEDNFILQTYYQPSFSKGGFLNRQAIREQSEQLIERFDVRSGQGSTTITRSMSGGNQQKAIIAREVVRSPKLLIAAQPTRGLDVGAIEYVHRELIAERDKGRGVLLISLELDEILNVSDRVAVIYEGEIVAILETANTNEKEIGLLMAGAGKQRGEE; encoded by the coding sequence ATGGAATACGTGATTGAAATGTTGAACATCACAAAAGAATTTCCAGGGATTAAAGCCAATGATAATATTACACTGCAAGTTGAACCAGGAGAAATTCATGCCCTTTTAGGAGAAAATGGCGCTGGTAAATCAACACTGATGAGTGTTCTATTTGGACTATATAAGCCAGAAGAAGGATGTATTAAAGTTCGCGGAAAAGAAGTTAAGATTACAGACCCAAATGTCGCAACTGAGTTAGGAATTGGGATGGTCCATCAGCATTTTAAGTTAGTTCATAATTTTACGGTTACCGAAAATATCGTTCTAGGTAATGAACCGAAGCTATTTGGTGGGCGTATCAATATCAAAAAGGCAGCTAAACGTGTAGCTGAATTATCAGAACGTTATAACTTACATGTTGACCCATATGCTAAAATTGAAGATATTTCAGTTGGAATGCAACAACGTGTTGAAATTTTAAAAATGTTATATCGAAATGCTGAAATTTTAATTTTTGATGAGCCAACAGCTGTTTTAACACCACAAGAAATTGAACATTTAATGGAAATTATGCGTCAGTTAACCGCTGAAGGTAAATCTATTATTGTGATTACACATAAATTGAAAGAAATTAAAGCAGTGGCGAAGCATTGTACCATTATCCGAAAAGGAAAAGGGATTGGAACAGTCGTAGTGGCTGATACTTCAGAGCAAGAATTGGCTGATTTAATGGTTGGGCGTCAAGTAACGTTTAAACTAGATAAAGACGCGGCTAAAGTTGGAGCCCCTGTTTTACAAGTTGAAAATCTAACGGTTAAAAACAATCGTGGCGTTTCAGCACTTAAAAATTTATCTTTGACGGTCCATGAAGGTGAAATTTTAGGTGTTGCTGGAATTGAAGGAAATGGTCAAAGTGAATTAATCGAAGCTATTACAGGATTAAAACCTGCTGATTCAGGAATAGTGAAATTAGCTGGAAATGATATTAGTAAATTACCAGTTCGAAAACGTACTGAGGCAGGAATTGGGCACATCCCAGAGGATCGTCATAAGCATGGATTAGTTTTAGATTATTCATTAGAAGATAACTTTATTTTACAAACCTATTATCAGCCCTCATTTAGTAAAGGTGGCTTCCTAAACCGACAAGCTATTCGTGAACAGTCAGAGCAGTTAATTGAACGATTCGATGTTCGCAGTGGACAGGGTAGCACCACTATTACACGTAGTATGTCAGGTGGGAATCAACAAAAGGCAATTATTGCACGTGAAGTAGTTCGTTCACCGAAGTTGTTAATCGCAGCACAACCGACTCGTGGTCTCGATGTAGGAGCTATTGAATATGTTCATCGAGAATTAATTGCAGAACGTGACAAAGGACGTGGCGTTTTACTTATCTCGTTAGAACTTGATGAAATTTTAAATGTTTCAGATCGCGTCGCTGTTATTTATGAAGGTGAAATTGTTGCGATTTTAGAAACAGCCAACACAAATGAAAAAGAAATTGGATTATTAATGGCCGGTGCAGGTAAACAAAGAGGTGAGGAATAA